TCCTGGCAAAACAATCCGGTGCACAAAAATAAAACACAAGAGCCTGATCATATTCCCGCGTCGTGCAGGCGCATGTCAGGCTCTTGAGGGGGGTGTTCATTTGCGCGGTCCGCTGCGGCGAACGGCGCAAACGAGAAAAATATGAGCAACTTCTCCATGTTCACATCATCCTGTTTCCTGGCGTGAACAAGCTTTCGGCAGCTTCAACTCTGCCGACTATCCAACAGCTCTTTGACCACCACCGCGTTGTTGCGCTCCCCGTCCGAGGTGCCGTACAGCAGCGTCAATGGGCCCTCGCGCGCCTGCTTGAGCAGGCTCTCGAAATGGCTGCGTTTATCCGGTGCGCTCAGTTCCTCGCGATAGCGCTGACGATACTGCGACCATTGTTCGAGATCGTAACCGTGCCGCCACAATTCATAGGACGGCGCCAACTCTTGCAGCCACGTCGCCACCGCCGCCTGCCGCGTTGAAATACCTTCCGGCCACAACCGGTCAACATACACCCGCACCCCGTCATTCGGATGCGGTTTGTCGTACACACTTTTACATTGAATCATATGAGAAAACAAAAAAAGGAAGTCATCAACTCTTGACTTCCTTGTAGGATTCACTTAGCGTGAAGGCCATCAGCCATGATGGCACTGGCGCAAGAGTTGATGCGACGCGATCAGCGACTTAGACCGAAGGCTTGGTAGTTATAATCGATGTATTCCGCCCACTTCGCCGGAACTTCGCTTTCCGCAAAAATCGCTGCCGGCGGACACTCCGGCTCACAGGCGCCACAGTCAATGCATTCCGTCGGATGAATATACAGCATTTGCTTATAGGCCGGATCGCCCTCTTGCAATTGGGTCTTGTCTAATTCATAAATGCAATCGACCGGACAAACATCGACGCACGCTTTGTCCATCACATCGACGCAGGGCTCAGCGATGATATACGTCATACAACCTCCAGTTCGCTTCTGTTGAATGCTCGCGAGGGTTTTAAGAAAATGGTGAGAACAGATACGTCTTAAAACGCGGGCAATATAATAAACCCGTTAGTGCAGCGCAACTATTATTTTCCCGCTCAGGCAATTTCTTGTTGAATTTCTGAAAAACGGCCATTATACTTTTGCCGCTGCGCCGCGATTCATAAATGTT
The genomic region above belongs to Cytophagia bacterium CHB2 and contains:
- a CDS encoding DUF488 family protein gives rise to the protein MIQCKSVYDKPHPNDGVRVYVDRLWPEGISTRQAAVATWLQELAPSYELWRHGYDLEQWSQYRQRYREELSAPDKRSHFESLLKQAREGPLTLLYGTSDGERNNAVVVKELLDSRQS
- a CDS encoding ferredoxin family protein yields the protein MTYIIAEPCVDVMDKACVDVCPVDCIYELDKTQLQEGDPAYKQMLYIHPTECIDCGACEPECPPAAIFAESEVPAKWAEYIDYNYQAFGLSR